In Cicer arietinum cultivar CDC Frontier isolate Library 1 chromosome 7, Cicar.CDCFrontier_v2.0, whole genome shotgun sequence, the genomic window NNNNNNNNNNNNNNNNNNNNNNNNNNNNNNNNNNNNNNNNNNNNNNNNNNNNNNNNNNNNNNNNNNNNNNNNNNNNNNNNNNNNNNNNNNNNNNNNNNNNNNNNNNNNNNNNNNNNNNNNNNNNNNNNNNNNNNNNNNNNNNNNNNNNNNNNNNNNNNNNNNNNNNNNNNNNNNNNNNNNNNNNNNNNNNNNNNNNNNNNNNNNNNNNNNNNNNNNNNNNNNNNNNNNNNNNNNNNNNNNNNNNNNNNNNNNNNNNNNNNNNNNNNNNNNNNNNNNNNNNNNNNNNNNNNNNNNNNNNNNNNNNNNNNNNNNNNNNNNNNNNNNNNNNNNNNNNNNNNNNNNNNNNNNNNNNNNNNNNNNNNNNNNNNNNNNNNNNNNNNNNNNNNNNNNNNNNNNNNNNNNNNNNNNNNNNNNNNNNNNNNNNNNNNNNNNNNNNNNNNNNNNNNNNNNNNNNNNNNNNNNNNNNNNNNNNNNNNNNNNNNNNNNNNNNNNNNNNNNNNNNNNNNNNNNNNNNNNNNNNNNNNNNNNNNNNNNNNNNNNNNNNNNNNNNNNNNNNNNNNNNNNNNNNNNNNNNNNNNNNNNNNNNNNNNNNNNNNNNNNNNNNNNNNNNNNNNNNNNNNNNNNNNNNNNNNNNNNNNNNNNNNNNNNNNNNNNNNNNNNNNNNNNNNNNNNNNNNNNNNNNNNNNNNNNNNNNNNNNNNNNNNNNNNNNNNNNNNNNNNNNNNNNNNNNNNNNNNNNNNNNNNNNNNNNNNNNNNNNNNNNNNNNNNNNNNNNNNNNNNNNNNNNNNNNNNNNNNNNNNNNNNNNNNNNNNNNNNNNNNNNNNNNNNNNNNNNNNNNNNNNNNNNNNNNNNNNNNNNNNNNNNNNNNNNNNNNNNNNNNNNNNNNNNNNNNNNNNNNNNNNNNNNNNNNNNNNNNNNNNNNNNNNNNNNNNNNNNNNNNNNNNNNNNNNNNNNNNNNNNNNNNNNNNNNNNNNNNNNNNNNNNNNNNNNNNNNNNNNNNNNNNNNNNNNNNNNNNNNNNNNNNNNNNNNNNNNNNNNNNNNNNNNNNNNNNNNNNNNNNNNNNNNNNNNNNNNNNNNNNNNNNNNNNNNNNNNNNNNNNNNNNNNNNNNNNNNNNNNNNNNNNNNNNNNNNNNNNNNNNNNNNNNNNNNNNNNNNNNNNNNNNNNNNNNNNNNNNNNNNNNNNNNNNNNNNNNNNNNNNNNNNNNNNNNNNNNNNNNNNNNNNNNNNNNNNNNNNNNNNNNNNNNNNNNNNNNNNNNNNNNNNNNNNNNNNNNNNNNNNNNNNNNNNNNNNNNNNNNNNNNNNNNNNNNNNNNNNNNNNNNNNNNNNNNNNNNNNNNNNNNNNNNNNNNNNNNNNNNNNNNNNNNNNNNNNNNNNNNNNNNNNNNNNNNNNNNNNNNNNNNNNNNNNNNNNNNNNNNNNNNNNNNNNNNNNNNNNNNNNNNNNNNNNNNNNNNNNNNNNNNNNNNNNNNNNNNNNNNNNNNNNNNNNNNNNNNNNNNNNNNNNNNNNNNNNNNNNNNNNNNNNNNNNNNNNNNNNNNNNNNNNNNNNNNNNNNNNNNNNNNNNNNNNNNNNNNNNNNNNNNNNNNNNNNNNNNNNNNNNNNNNNNNNNNNNNNNNNNNNNNNNNNNNNNNNNNNNNNNNNNNNNNNNNNNNNNNNNNNNNNNNNNNNNNNNNNNNNNNNNNNNNNNNNNNNNNNNNNNNNNNNNNNNNNNNNNNNNNNNNNNNNNNNNNNNNNNNNNNNNNNNNNNNNNNNNNNNNNNNNNNNNNNNNNNNNNNNNNNNNNNNNNNNNNNNNNNNNNNNNNNNNNNNNNNNNNNNNNNNNNNNNNNNNNNNNNNNNNNNNNNNNNNNNNNNNNNNNNNNNNNNNNNNNNNNNNNNNNNNNNNNNNNNNNNNNNNNNNNNNNNNNNNNNNNNNNNNNNNNNNNNNNNNNNNNNNNNNNNNNNNNNNNNNNNNNNNNNNNNNNNNNNNNNNNNNNNNNNNNNNNNNNNNNNNNNNNNNNNNNNNNNNNNNNNNNNNNNNNNNNNNNNNNNNNNNNNNNNNNNNNNNNNNNNNNNNNNNNNNNNNNNNNNNNNNNNNNNNNNNNNNNNNNNNNNNNNNNNNNNNNNNNNNNNNNNNNNNNNNNNNNNNNNNNNNNNNNNNNNNNNNNNNNNNNNNNNNNNNNNNNNNNNNNNNNNNNNNNNNNNNNNNNNNNNNNNNNNNNNNNNNNNNNNNNNNNNNNNNNNNNNNNNNNNNNNNNNNNNNNNNNNNNNNNNNNNNNNNNNNNNNNNNNNNNNNNNNNNNNNNNNNNNNNNNNNNNNNNNNNNNNNNNNNNNNNNNNNNNNNNNNNNNNNNNNNNNNNNNNNNNNNNNNNNNNNNNNNNNNNNNNNNNNNNNNNNNNNNNNNNNNNNNNNNNNNNNNNNNNNNNNNNNNNNNNNNNNNNNNNNNNNNNNNNNNNNNNNNNNNNNNNNNNNNNNNNNNNNNNNNNNNNNNNNNNNNNNNNNNNNNNNNNNNNNNNNNNNNNNNNNNNNNNNNNNNNNNNNNNNNNNNNNNNNNNNNNNNNNNNNNNNNNNNNNNNNNNNNNNNNNNNNNNNNNNNNNNNNNNNNNNNNNNNNNNNNNNNNNNNNNNNNNNNNNNNNNNNNNNNNNNNNNNNNNNNNNNNNNNNNNNNNNNNNNNNNNNNNNNNNNNNNNNNNNNNNNNNNNNNNNNNNNNNNNNNNNNNNNNNNNNNNNNNNNNNNNNNNNNNNNNNNNNNNNNNNNNNNNNNNNNNNNNNNNNNNNNNNNNNNNNNNNNNNNNNNNNNNNNNNNNNNNNNNNNNNNNNNNNNNNNNNNNNNNNNNNNNNNNNNNNNNNNNNNNNNNNNNNNNNNNNNNNNNNNNNNNNNNNNNNNNNNNNNNNNNNNNNNNNNNNNNNNNNNNNNNNNNNNNNNNNNNNNNNNNNNNNNNNNNNNNNNNNNNNNNNNNNNNNNNNNNNNNNNNNNNNNNNNNNNNNNNNNNNNNNNNNNNNNNNNNNNNNNNNNNNNNNNNNNNNNNNNNNNNNNNNNNNNNNNNNNNNNNNNNNNNNNNNNNNNNNNNNNNNNNNNNNNNNNNNNNNNNNNNNNNNNNNNNNNNNNNNNNNNNNNNNNNNNNNNNNNNNNNNNNNNNNNNNNNNNNNNNNNNNNNNNNNNNNNNNNNNNNNNNNNNNNNNNNNNNNNNNNNNNNNNNNNNNNNNNNNNNNNNNNNNNNNNNNNNNNNNNNNNNNNNNNNNNNNNNNNNNNNNNNNNNNNNNNNNNNNNNNNNNNNNNNNNNNNNNNNNNNNNNNNNNNNNNNNNNNNNNNNNNNNNNNNNNNNNNNNNNNNNNNNNNNNNNNNNNNNNNNNNNNNNNNNNNNNNNNNNNNNNNNNNNNNNNNNNNNNNNNNNNNNNNNNNNNNNNNNNNNNNNNNNNNNNNNNNNNNNNNNNNNNNNNNNNNNNNNNNNNNNNNNNNNNNNNNNNNNNNNNNNNNNNNNNNNNNNNNNNNNNNNNNNNNNNNNNNNNNNNNNNNNNNNNNNNNNNNNNNNNNNNNNNNNNNNNNNNNNNNNNNNNNNNNNNNNNNNNNNNNNNNNNNNNNNNNNNNNNNNNNNNNNNNNNNNNNNNNNNNNNNNNNNNNNNNNNNNNNNNNNNNNNNNNNNNNNNNNNNNNNNNNNNNNNNNNNNNNNNNNNNNNNNNNNNNNNNNNNNNNNNNNNNNNNNNNNNNNNNNNNNNNNNNNNNNNNNNNNNNNNNNNNNNNNNNNNNNNNNNNNNNNNNNNNNNNNNNNNNNNNNNNNNNNNNNNNNNNNNNNNNNNNNNNNNNNNNNNNNNNNNNNNNNNNNNNNNNNNNNNNNNNNNNNNNNNNNNNNNNNNNNNNNNNNNNNNNNNNNNNNNNNNNNNNNNNNNNNNNNNNNNNNNNNNNNNNNNNNNNNNNNNNNNNNNNNNNNNNNNNNNNNNNNNNNNNNNNNNNNNNNNNNNNNNNNNNNNNNNNNNNNNNNNNNNNNNNNNNNNNNNNNNNNNNNNNNNNNNNNNNNNNNNNNNNNNNNNNNNNNNNNNNNNNNNNNNNNNNNNNNNNNNNNNNNNNNNNNNNNNNNNNNNNNNNNNNNNNNNNNNNNNNNNNNNNNNNNNNNNNNNNNNNNNNNNNNNNNNNNNNNNNNNNNNNNNNNNNNNNNNNNNNNNNNNNNNNNNNNNNNNNNNNNNNNNNNNNNNNNNNNNNNNNNNNNNNNNNNNNNNNNNNNNNNNNNNNNNNNNNNNNNNNNNNNNNNNNNNNNNNNNNNNNNNNNNNNNNNNNNNNNNNNNNNNNNNNNNNNNNNNNNNNNNNNNNNNNNNNNNNNNNNNNNNNNNNNNNNNNNNNNNNNNNNNNNNNNNNNgttttcgaatcaaagaggaagagtggagttgcgaaaaccttgatctaactctcacccaaccttgggttactagtttggaagaaaagaaagcgacgaaaatgaaaaatggaggAGAATGGAGAAATGGGTCACGGCTCAGAGGAGGAAGATGGAAAAGttcaattttccttcctttctttttctttcctttgtttttcctttcttcctttttccttccttccttttatactattttcttttccttttccttccttccagttttcctttctttttccctccaaacaaacatatacaaacataaatatatacttatatatatatatatatatatatattacttacttttaacaaataactccaaaatattattaactttggctaaaaagcctccgagccaaaatccaaaatacacaaaaacacataaagcacactttaaaattacgggtcttacaaaAGGCTAAACAATTTTCTATCGGAAAATGATTTTACAAGAGGAAAAGTGAACACTACTTTATTTAGGAAAAAATCTATAAATGAATTTCTTGTAGTTCACATATATGTTGTTGATATTATATTTGGTTCTACTAATGAAAATCTTTATCAAGAGTTTTCAATATCAAAAGAGTTTGAAATGAGCATAATGAAATAACTCAAGTTCTTTATTAAAGTTCAAATCCAACAATTTCAGAAATAGTTTATATTCATAAATAAACGTATGCATCATACTTGAATTATTAACAAAGATGAATCAAGTAAAAGGTAGATAAAAAAGGTATGAccaattatttactttatatgaAAACTTCAAGTCATGATATTCTATTCATCGTATGTTTATGTGCTAGATGACAATTCTGCataatatgcattttttttttaaatttttttaagctttatttatctttaatcatttttaatttaaggaattatttaatattgtttaccgattttagttcttgaatttaATGACGTGTTTATGTTCTTATGTTCTTGATTTAGTAGAGATTTTTGCTAGTTTGTGTTGTTTCGTTATTTTAGTGCAAAGCTGATGACAGATGTGAAGTATTTCAACCATATATAGAGTTATATATGTCCGTCCAAATGGAGTCAAATTGATTGCAAATTAAAGTTAAGATTCATATCTACAACTTTTATAAAGACATTAGAACCAAATTAGGACTCAAAATAGGAGAAAGTGCAATAGAAGTTAAACATAAAATGTTGTGCGTTGGAGCGCAAGTTCATGTGCTTGGGGCACATTTCTGCAGTATTTTGACAATTAGTTTATATCTCAAGAGCACTAAAGCTTACAAAGCACTCCAAAGTGCATAAAAGTGCGACGTTCTCACTTTAAGGGATTTTGTGTGTGGCTATTTTCTGTGTGGAGACTTGTTCCTTAACATAAAAACTCATAGGAGGCtggttctaacaccattgaaggagttttatcaagaatcattcgtaaatctttcttgtattttttctttaatctctatcttttgtttctttgtcatgagaaattcatgatattataGTTaaggatagatgcaggtcatgaaaccaattgaattatttgtagagttaatattttaataacataaCTTTTGTATTATAAAActtaattctaatattaaatctactaaggaaatATGAGTTACTTtaaaattaaaggttatgtcactaaggaACATATCAAGAATAGTAAAGAGAATTtagtaataaatcaataaaggaattcattaactaggatcaaattcgAAACCaaagttggattcgaagtgaagctTATCCCTGacattttctcattataaatttCAACTCTATTACTTTTGTTAGTTTGAAGAATTATTCAATCAACttaaaaactttttgttcaattttagtaattcaaTATAACTCAATAGTATAATGTGATCCTTGTGTTCAACACTCAGTACTACAGTTTtaatattacttgcaatgattcgatacacttgctgaaacactacCGATAGAATTCAATATGATCCTAGAGGATCACATATAATTGTTGttaatagaatatatatatagatatttgatATCTTTGTTTGCTGTACAAGAAATCAAACAATTACAAACTAGTAGGTTTATGTGTTCTTGAATATGTTGAAGATATAATTGAGAAGATAAACACTATTGGTAGCTTGCAACTACTTGGAGAAAATATATTCTTATGAGAAAGCAAGCATCAAGGAACAATTTCCCTAAGAACAACAAAAGAAGAATCTATTTAAGCAACACGTTGCAGTACACAATTGTTTTGGATGGTTACAAACTTGAAGTATACCAAATGCAAAGATATTATGAGTAACTTTTCTATCTTCTATAATGATACATTTGCTATATGTTTAACTACAAATTATATTTTGCATTGAAGAGTTAAACATATTAATACTAAACATATGTTTTTGCTAAACCCCTTGAAGATACActtagttttataaaaaataattgaaattttctctctttttctataagaaattaaaatttccaCTCTATAAAGGAATGatagtttaatataaatttttgcatttggtaaaataaatcaatttttgccGCTGATAAAACATATTGTTTTAGCCTCTGATAGAATGGGTCATAATTTTTACCTCGTTAAGCAAATTGACATAGTAACTTTTAACCTTGTGGAAACGGAACATGCATCTAATGATGACCATTACAATTATCTAATaagatgataaaattaaatgtttataTTGACGATGTAAAATTAGTTTAGTAAGATAGTACTGCATCATTAGGGTCCGTTTGATGCGCAAGATacgataaagataaaataacatataaaattagataaagATATAATATGATAGTAActgaataaatattatcatatcacATACTTGATACACATGATAAAACTATTCatgacactactaaataaacaatttaaattttaaaaacaaaatcaggagtaactaaattattttatttgttagaatgtaaataaagatatgatatatattattggCCTACCATTTGTAATTAGGTTACGATAAGTCTAACTTTGTTGTGCTAACTTTTCACCCTTGTTTTTAGTTTACCCAatatttaatgtgaataaggtcGTTTGGAGCCAATGAAAATGTTTGGAGAATTGTAGTAATACAGGCAGCAGAACATATAGAGATAACACTAACACAGTCTCTGCGCTCTAATGGCAAAACTAGTTCCCAGTTTAGTTCATCCATTGAAATCAAGGTTTTTCTCAAATCGTCACACCCTTTTAACAAAACACTCTTTTAATCTCAATGGGGTACAAGTTCAACCAAGGCTttcatattcttcttcttcaacaaaGATTAGCATGAGTCTCAAAGCTGGCATTGTTGGCCTCCCTAATGTTGGCAAATCTACTCTCTTCAATGCCGTTGTAAGCCACACTGTCATTTCCCTTTCTCTGTTTTTGTGGTTTTTCATTTGGGTCCAAAAgctttggttttttttttttgtgtgggTATTTGGTGTTACTTGAAATAAATGGTTTTCTTTCATACAGTTTTGGGTATCTGGGTGTTTAAGAATTTTTCATAAACTCTTTGTTTTCTTTGACCGGTCTCTGTTTGAGAAAATGACAGACTTCTAGAGTGAAGAGTAAGTTAGAGTGTTAGactaaattttcaatttggtcCCTCAAATTATAGGACCAAATCAACTTCATTCCTATATTATCAATATTCTAAGAATTGCAAAATGTTAATCAAGTTTGTCCCTTTATTTGGATCTGTTATCAAATGCATCCCTAACATTAACTACTTGGTTTCAAATGCATCCCTGATATCACAGACTAAATGTCATTACAGCCCATGCAAATACCAACGGATAAACGAAATCTAATGAAAAtcttacaattttaaatatcattttggGATATTGGTAATATTGGGCACTTAGGTTGATAAAGTCGTATAATTTCAGAAATTTGGTAGATTCAgttatttttgtgaaaaaaatacCTTTTGGAATTGATTGGCTCTACTTTTTTGAATGgcaaacttttattttataattattggtGTGCTCTGCGATTTAGTCATTTTGATGGTTTTCGTCATCGTATGAGCTGCCAGCGTTTTGTAAGATTTAGAGATGGGGGTGATGAGGATTAAAATTGAAGGTTGGATTCTTTTCTATAAAAAAGAGAAATCTGAAGAATCCAACATAAGGAACATCTGGTTATTTTATGAATGAAATGATTGAGAGAATTTCAACATGAAGTTCGTAAGTCTGGTAGTCAATGGTTGTACAGGCCTATAATATGGGGATGAAAGGCATTTATAGCCTTAAGTGTTTACACCACGATAGAAGAAATAGCAAACTAAATTTTGAGTATCTCTCAACAGCCAACAGCTAACTCCGGCTATGTTCATCTACATAGTTGCCAACGGTCATAACTGCCTTTTGAGCTCCGTATCAGGAGGGATATTTCCTAATTGTTGTTTCTCAAACACTTTGAATGTGGTTTGGTTCTAATGTCAATTTTTGACTGATTGTTCGTTGAGACTGCGATATATGTGTGTGTTTCAAAGCTCAAAAGATTATGTTGCTACTCGTGTATATAGCACTTGTTAAAATTAACAGTGGTTGCTTTGTACTATGTTGAAGCGGAGAAATGGTTAACTGCGgcaatttattattatgaaatatattataaatggGAGTGAACTTGTTTGGAGGATTGTTAAGGAGGCTTggaaaaaataggaaaaaaccTATGTTGCATATAAGATATTAATTACCATACACTTCGCTAAATATTTTGGATAGAACTGCTGTAGTTAATGAAGACAAATGAGAAGAGAAACCAAGTGGTAGATCCTATCCAAGTGCTAAGTTATAAGTTAAATTGAACACTAAGAAAGTGTGGCACTGGTTGTGTATTCCAAATTGcaattctttatttgatgtttctTTGAATTTCAGTTCATATTTACAGCACATGAAAATGTCTTTCATACAGTGTATCCTAAGAGGTAAAATGAAAGAGGAAGTAAAATACAGTGTATCATAAGGGCAAAACCATGTGGCCTTACTCTTAAGACCCAAAGCAGAAAATACCTTGTAAATGTGGCATGAGATCGAATTTTGTTGCACCTGGTAGGAGTTGAACCTATGCCACTCTTGAGGGCTGACAGACCCCATAGCCCCATAGTGTTAGTTTGGGGGCTACTGTTCCGATGCACTAAAATAGTCCTACGTTGCATGGGAGTCGAGGTTAAGGGTAGTTTATAAACAACATCGACACTCTTCAACCCATATAACAACCGTGAGGCCTTATGCACATGACCCATATAAGATATTACCTTAGAAATGTGGTTTGAGGTCGGAACATTGGTGGACCAGGTCGAGGTTGAACCTATGCCACGTTCGAGAGACACACAAAACCCAAAATGGACAATACCTCGGAAATGTGGCTTGAGGTTGGAACAGTTTCAAAGGCTTTTACCAAAATTCGTGTTCCTACTGCTAAATGATAAACATAATTCCATTGCATGTTTCCTTCTGaatatttcagttttttttccTTCCACGTAATTTTACAAGAGTTCTGTTGCTTAAAGTACCATtgttatcatttattttttatttattaatctatttatttaagtATTAATGTAGGTAACTTAAATTTAAGGGAATGGGTTTAGTTAGTCAGATTATAATACAATAAATTGTAGACAGATTCTTACAGGTGTGCTGAAGTTGAGTACAAAGTTCCAATGTCTTCCTTTTATACTTCCCAATAGGCTTTATTATTGTGATGGGGTGACTTGTTTCAAAACTTTATTAAATATGCCATCAAAGCAGAATACATATTATGAGATTTGAAATTTATGGTTTTTGTCATAACTTACCTTGTTTTttgacaattaaattaaatgttctCTAAGAAATAGCCGTTAAGAAAAATGAATCTTGAATGACTACATCTAAAACATAAggtattattattttagaataaagcAATAACTTTATATACCTTTGTGCAAACTGCAATCAAATAACTTCAATTTCTGTTCTATATTTTGGTTGATTGTTGTATTGATGTTATGTATGATTATGATGCATACAGCCCTTGTTTTGCATGCTATAATAAGATATCAAATATTGACAAATTGTGATCTTGCATGTCTAGGTTGAAAATGGAAAGGCTCAAGCTGCTAATTTTCCTTTCTGTACAATAGAGCCAAATGTAGGGATTGTTGCCGTTCCAGATTCTCGTCTCCATGTACTCTCCAATCTCAGTAAATCTCAACGAGTGGTTCCGGCATCAATAGAGTTTGTAGATATTGCTGGACTTGTCAAGGGTGCAAGTCAAGGCGAGGTTTACTTAATTTCTCTTCTCCTTGTTTTAGGTTTGGTGTCAACTGACACTTAtctatcttatttttttttataacttctcttatttattgtttttgaaaGTTACATGTGTATCGCTTTGATCTCTATCATTCTTACTTCAATCGTTGCAGGGGCTGGGTAATAAGTTTTTATCACATATTCGTGAGGTGGACTCATTACTTCAGGTGTTTATCTACTATGATTTGCTTCATGACTTTACTTTCATTTCCTGTTATTTTCATTCTGTATATTCCTTTTCTATTAATCAGATCAGTAGTAGCTATGtacatttgttaattttttttttaacattttctgATCTAATATTGCCAAGGATTGATTATCACCTTAGGTTGTACGATGTTTTGACGACAATGACATCATTCATGTCAACGGGAAAGTTGATCCTAAGTCTGATATTGAAGTTATCAACCTGGAGCTTGTTTTCTCAGACTTGGACCAAGTCAGCTTACTAACTTTCATTCTACACAATTTTACCGACTTTGTTTCCTTTGAATCTGTTACTATCCTTCGAAATGTTGGTGGCAGAAAATTCGGGACTTCAATCATATTTATCATGATTGTATTAATCTTTTTGTATGGAATTACTATCTTTGACTGTCCCTATATATAAGCACCTTtagtttttttaacatatactaaaaaaattaggTAGTATATTTAATGtgcttattttatatatgactGTTCTTCGAATACTCTTTTGTAAATAGATGTATTTCATTTTTGCTTTTCATCTTCTAATACACTTAGTGGTATTAATTAAGGATATATTTacgaaattaataataaatgtatctagTAGTTTTAAATGGTGCTTATTTTGGGacgtttttttatttcaaacggTGCTTGTATCTAGTAATTTTAAACGGTGCTTATTTAGGGATAGAGGTAATATCATATTACTTTCCTTCCTCTTCACTGTGAAGAATACTTTTGGGTTTGTGGAAGTCTATCTATGTAGCAAGTTGCTGTGGGTTTTTGAGACAAAATTGACGGATCAAACTAAGATATTCTTTTTTTCGAAGAAATGCAGATTGAGAAAAGACTGGATAAACTAAAAAAGGGCAAGGCAAAGGATTCACAATCTAAAGTCAAGGTTATTACTCATCACTGGCTCTTGAATTTGTTGGTGGGAAATACACCATAAGATttggtttttgaaaattttgtttgtaGGAAGAGGCAGAAAAGTCTGCATTGGAAAAAATACGTACAGCACTCATGGACGGAAAACCTGCACGATCTGTGACCTTAACAGATTTTGAAAGGGACGCTGCAAAGCATCTCTGCTTGCTCACCATGAAACCCATCATATATGTGGCAAATGTTGCAGAATCTGAACTAGCTGATGCTGCAAACAATGATTACGTTGTAGGTGTCAAGAATGTTGCATCAGAGTTGCAATCAGGAATTGTAACAATTTCAGCACAGGTATACAGCTAGAAAGGAAACTTTTGAGATACTGTAAGATAAATATGTTGCCATATTcgtttattttgaaaatgattgtTCGGTTGTTTAAGCTTGTTAAGCAAACTTTCTTTCTGtgataaaagaaaattgtaTAGTGATAACAGGTCAAACTTTCATTGTTCATTAGTTTGTCCCTttctcttttattatcacatgtTTATAGAGGCTGATAGCAAAATGATATGTACCTATTGATAGGTACCTGTTGGGAAACCATTGCATCTTCCCATTTTGCACTGCAAATGGATCATTAATTTCATATCTACTGTTCTCATGAGAAGGTGGTGGTGGTGACATTTGCCTGTGTACGTGACCCTATTAGTTGTCATGTTCTCCATCGTCGAAGTGAGTTCATCTTCAACCAGTCCATGGATGTGTTTGATGCACCTTGTGGTATAGGATAGGGAGAACAACATAGGACAAACATTTGAGTCACAACACAAATCCGATAGATCCTAGTTTTTGTGAGGGGTAAGATGTTAGGTTTT contains:
- the LOC101495333 gene encoding uncharacterized protein translates to MAKLVPSLVHPLKSRFFSNRHTLLTKHSFNLNGVQVQPRLSYSSSSTKISMSLKAGIVGLPNVGKSTLFNAVVENGKAQAANFPFCTIEPNVGIVAVPDSRLHVLSNLSKSQRVVPASIEFVDIAGLVKGASQGEGLGNKFLSHIREVDSLLQVVRCFDDNDIIHVNGKVDPKSDIEVINLELVFSDLDQIEKRLDKLKKGKAKDSQSKVKEEAEKSALEKIRTALMDGKPARSVTLTDFERDAAKHLCLLTMKPIIYVANVAESELADAANNDYVVGVKNVASELQSGIVTISAQVEAELTELPIEERQEYLKSLGVSESGLGNLIRATYDLLGLRTYFTSGEKETKAWTILAGMTAPQAAGVIHSDFEKGFIRAETVSYNDFVAAGSLGAAREKGLLRSEGKDYIVQEGDVMLFRFNV